A region of the Acidobacteriota bacterium genome:
ACCAGTGTGGTGAGGGAGCGGGATCCGAGGATGGCCCCCTGGCCACCGCAGGACCCGACTCCCCGAGCACCCCGCGCTGAAGCTCCCGTGGTCCAGGGCCAGAGTTGTGTTGAGCAAAGCACCCAGAAATCTCAGCCTGCTAAAGTCCTCCCATGGAGCAGGAAGGCGTCATCAAATTCAGCGCCCAGCATCGACGCGCGACCCTCGAGCCTCGCCGCTACGGAGAGCTCGCTTGTGCCCTCATCGCCTGGCGGGAGATTCTCACCGGCACCGGGCTGGTGGGACAGGATCCGCGACGTTATGAGGGCTACGGTTTCGGCAACGTCAGCGGCCGGGTGGGGCCACCGGCGGCGGCGCGGGGGCGGCGGTCGTTTCTCATCACCGGGACCCAAACCGCCGGGCTTCGCTGCATCGGTCTGGGGGATTTCTGCGTCGTCGACACCTACGACGCGGAGCGTAACCAGGCCATCAGCCATGGCCTGGTGATGCCCTCGTCGGAGTCTTTGACCCACGGCGCCCTCTACGACCTGGGGCCGCAGATCCGCTTCGTCTTCCACGGCCACGGCCCGACCCTCTGGCGGCAGGCGGCGGAGCTGCGGATTCCTACCACCGACCCCGACGTGCCCTACGGCACCCCCGAGATGGCGCGGGAGGTGCGCCGACTGTTCCGCACCGGGAGCCTGCAGGAAACCCAGATCCTGGCCATGGGCGGCCACGAGGACGGC
Encoded here:
- a CDS encoding class II aldolase/adducin family protein yields the protein MEQEGVIKFSAQHRRATLEPRRYGELACALIAWREILTGTGLVGQDPRRYEGYGFGNVSGRVGPPAAARGRRSFLITGTQTAGLRCIGLGDFCVVDTYDAERNQAISHGLVMPSSESLTHGALYDLGPQIRFVFHGHGPTLWRQAAELRIPTTDPDVPYGTPEMAREVRRLFRTGSLQETQILAMGGHEDGIVVFGRSAEEAGQVLLGQLARAYQRQCGLERGLCRP